The Pyxidicoccus sp. MSG2 DNA segment GGGGCCCGCGCCGTTCAAGGAGACGTTCACCCTGGAGCCCATCTCCGGCGCGGAGATGGACGACCTCCACGCCGAGGAGCCCGAGGCCTCCATCATCCAGCGCACGCCCTTCAGCCGCTCGCTCTCCGAGACGGAGGCCGGCGCGGATACCCAGGAGTCCGCCGAGCCCGCCTTCGAGGCGTACCGCCCGGAGGACTACGAGCCGGACCTGGCCGCGCCATCCCTCACGCGCACCCGCGCACCCGAAGCCTCCGCGCAGCGAGAGGCTCCGGTGGGGGAGGGCGAGACGACGGGGCCGGGACAGGCGGGTCCTCTGGAGCGCGGCTGGGAGGCCCCGCCGGGCGCCGCGCCGGCCAAGCCGCGTCGGCAACTGGTGCCCCAGGGCGGGGCCAACGGGCAGCAGTCCACCCGCGTCGGCGCTCGCAACCCGCGCATGCGGATGGTGGAGGACTTCTCCGGGCCCAGCCCTTCCGAGGACGACGAGGAGCTGTCCGTCTCCGTCTCGACGTCCGGCCGCCGCAACGCCCGGCCGCGCCGCCCGGCCGCTGAGCGCGCTTCCCGTTCTTCGCTGCCCGAGCCGTTTCCCGCTTCGGCGCGCCCGGAGGCAAGGTCGCGGGACGACATCCCCATGCCGCCGCCGTCGGATCCCCACTCCCCGAGGCTGCTCACGGATGAGATGGACCTGTCCGGCGCCACGAAGCGGCGCGGGAAGATGGTGGCCATCGCCGGCGCACTGGCCCTGGTGGGGCTCATCAGCTTCGCCATCGCCGCGTGGCGTCTCGGGGGACAGCCCGAGGAGGGCGGTCCCCCCATCCGAGCCCCGGACCTTTCGGCCCAGGTGCCGGAAGCCCAGGGGCCGACGGAGCCCATTCCGGTGCCCCGGCCTCCGCCCCCGCCGGAGCCCGTGAAGGTGGAGGAGCCTGTTCGCCAGGCCGCGCAGGACACGGCCCCGGCGGAGGACGAAGACACCTCCGAGGCGAAGCTCCCGCCGAAGTCCCAGCGCGCGTACGTCACCATCACCACCAACGGCCCCGCGCGGGTGTACATCGACGGGGAGCGGGTGGGCCGGACCACGCCCCTGTCCCGCTTCCCCCTCAAGGCGGGCACGCGGCTCATCCGGCTGGTGTCCATCGCCACGGGCGAGGCGCAGGATTCGGAACTGCGCTTCACCCGCGGGCAGCATCGCAAGCTGGTGGTGAACTTCGTCAATACTCCGAGAAGGTGACTCCATGGACCGGACCCGCATCTTCGTCGTCGAGGACCAGCCGCAGCTCCTGAAGAACCTGGTCAAGGTGCTGGGCACCTTTCCCGAGCTGGAGGTGGTGGGCACCTCGCAGGAGGGTGAGGCCGCGGTGGAGGCCATCCTCGAGGTGCGGCCGCAGCTCGTGCTGTTGGACCTGGAGCTGCCGGGCATCAACGGCATCCAGGTGACGCAGCGGGTGAAGCGCCGCGCGCCCGACGTGGAGATCCTCATCCTCACGTCCTTCGACGACGAGCAGAAGGTGTACGAGGCCATCCAGGCCGGTGCGTCCGGCTACCTCGTCAAGCGCGTGGGGCCGGAGAAGATCCGCTCCGGCATCCAGGAGGTGATGTTGGGCGGCACCGTGCTGGAGCCCATCATCGCCCGCCGCTTCTGGAACTACTTCCAGTCCGTCCAGGCGAAGCCGGCCTCGCCGGAGAAGAAGG contains these protein-coding regions:
- a CDS encoding serine/threonine-protein kinase, which translates into the protein MSATYRLTGRIEAGELAELYEGLSLPSTEVVVKLFHPKTSDPAYALDLAETTRLLQSVRHPGILHVVDIGVVRQRLAVVREDVEGFTLGTALQRLHTKEVVLPPAVALHIVIQLLEAVQQAHEAGVLHGALTPGNVVLARDGTPAVCDFGALRALMAVPQLRRSFANRGRGTYRSPEVTRGEAHTEQSDVYSLGAIAYELLTQREPVVAGGGGVSTRRSEALPPPSRLDRRINSRLDSLILRALEATPQRRFRSCGEFASSLRNFLSASGGLPSVDDVRRFVVELFPNEVSLAGTVGPAPFKETFTLEPISGAEMDDLHAEEPEASIIQRTPFSRSLSETEAGADTQESAEPAFEAYRPEDYEPDLAAPSLTRTRAPEASAQREAPVGEGETTGPGQAGPLERGWEAPPGAAPAKPRRQLVPQGGANGQQSTRVGARNPRMRMVEDFSGPSPSEDDEELSVSVSTSGRRNARPRRPAAERASRSSLPEPFPASARPEARSRDDIPMPPPSDPHSPRLLTDEMDLSGATKRRGKMVAIAGALALVGLISFAIAAWRLGGQPEEGGPPIRAPDLSAQVPEAQGPTEPIPVPRPPPPPEPVKVEEPVRQAAQDTAPAEDEDTSEAKLPPKSQRAYVTITTNGPARVYIDGERVGRTTPLSRFPLKAGTRLIRLVSIATGEAQDSELRFTRGQHRKLVVNFVNTPRR
- a CDS encoding response regulator, whose product is MDRTRIFVVEDQPQLLKNLVKVLGTFPELEVVGTSQEGEAAVEAILEVRPQLVLLDLELPGINGIQVTQRVKRRAPDVEILILTSFDDEQKVYEAIQAGASGYLVKRVGPEKIRSGIQEVMLGGTVLEPIIARRFWNYFQSVQAKPASPEKKADNPWVLTPTEFEVLRYVAKGLSNAEVGQVMTLERRTVRTHLSHIYRKMGVNSHVEAVVMALRAGVVDL